The nucleotide sequence ATTAGTAGAATGAACAAAACCATTCATCAATATGAAGCAATTTAAAGAAATTTGAAACCATTGCCAGCAATTTAGTCTGAACACGAGATGCTATTATTCACAGCTAGTTACTTAAACTATAGCTAACATGTAGTATAATACCAATAGTTAACTATTTTTATGATTACATGATTATGCAAACAGCATTGTTTCCATCATTTTTATCTACTAATCTGTGTCAATGGTTATTTAATCTATGTGGCAATTCGACAATCGAGTACCAACTCGGCTACGCCGGTGGGGGCAATGGTTATTTAATCTAGAGGCTATGATATGAGGCCATTTTGAAGTTGAGAAACATTGGGAACAACCAACTTGTCTAAAGAATGGATTCTACCTTTCTATGGACTATCTCATGAAATCAAAATTTTCAGTGTTGCAAACCTCTTAATGGGCCGAGCCATTGAGTTTAATTGAAGCCACtattgttttgaaatattttaggTGATATACCTAAGATACATCATGATATGTAATTACATTAATAAATTTGtgaaatattacctttctatcaCAATATGATAATGCTTATTCACATAAGTCTTTTTTAGTCAACCTAACCCCATTAGATCCCATTACTTCTTGAACCATTGATTCATGTCTTGATCTTCTACACTTGTTCATTTAGGTATAGATTGATAATTTCATACACAATTGACGTTAGATACTAGGACTAGAGTTCTAGATGTTGAATACCTTTCTACGGTGGCATATTTGTTTTATTGGGGAAAttcaattaaaatagaaaaaattagCAACTTTTACCCATTCATTTTGTTCTTCTCTTTTGTGTTGGCATCATTAATCCTTGTCTATAGCATCAGCTGTGCCACTTCAATTAGCATCAGGTATTGTCATATCTATATCTCTATTGTTGTTCACACTCATTTAGCTCAGAAGACACGAGTAGTGGTTATAAATTTTTGGTTACTTGGGATGTCATCATCATGATCTTCAAATTCATCATAGACAATTTCTCTAAAAGCTCGTGCGGAACACAGTGATTAAGCCTTTCATGTCGTGTCTCGCTTCTCCACTAGAACAAAAAGGATTGACTATACTGAGTGGCGCAGCTCAGGTTTTTAAACCATAAATGCTTCAATCAGCAGATTATCAGCTTAATCAGATTATAAAATAATATGGTAAGGATATGGAGGAAAATCACCTGGTCAGATTTCAATGTATCTGCATTTATCAACAAATGTAACATAGACTCTCTTTTTGttatttctttttctagtttCTACCTTCTTAAATTAAAGTTTTGTGAAGTTTCGTATACAATCTCACTAATACTAGATGTGGAATTTCATGAATTCAGGAAATTTGATTAGTGTTCAACAAATTTCATCTTGAGTCACGAAGAGATTTACTAAACAATTTCTTTTACAGAAATTTACTAATCATCTAGTTTTCTTAATCATTTCTTAGGCTTCTAATGCAGAAGCTTGGAAGTAATATAATCAAGCCTACTTTGCAAGATTAATTATAACTTGTAGCTTCACAAAATTCCTGCATTACTCCAAGATATTTTCATTTAGTCTCCTAACACATTAACATTATAACATAGGATATAGAGGTTATTACAAATAATTCATTAGCTGAAAAGACAGGATGTAACAATATTTAAGCACCTCTATCAGTTCTCATGATATTCCCATGATTTCCACAACAGCATGCTCGAAAGTCTTTATTTTGTAGACAGAGTGATAGCGATAAATCAATCAGGTGCGTCCAGTAGCTAACAAGTCATGGTCTTGTAGGTGGTGGTTTGAAATTTTGTCATGCGCTAATTGCTTACTACAATACTAATAGCAAAAGCCAGATGATAGCAATGCATGGTGATATTTCATCCCAAATGTATTCAATGAATGATTACTAATGATGTAGCATCTTTGTGCTTGTTATTGTCAGCAATTATATTATCTTAGAGCAAATAATGCCCAACTATAGAGTAGCTTTAATCTTTAGCTGCTTCAAGTATTTGGGAAAATTATCATGACAATTTTGGGAGAATGGATCATTGAGGTAACCAGCTTATCCTTGCAATGCTGATTGATCTTCAACCCTAAGTGTTTAATACCCTTGGCATATTTCGTTCTATACTTTGTTGCATACTCCATTGTGTTTGTCTATTAGAAATGCATCCTATACCTTGGTGATGTTGTCTTAAAGAGTAAGAAAACTTGCAGGCAGCTGCTATTTCACTGAAGGGGAACTGTAATTTCCTCTCTAACTATAATTTCATTCTCTGCTGTTTCACTTGCAGCCCTCAATGAAGGTTTTCAACAACATGCTTCATGAGTTAGAAATTGGACGTGATAACCCAGATGGTGCAGACCAAGGTTTTCTTGCAAGCTATTTTTCTGATTTGCTTGATCAGCCAATGTTTCACCCACCTTCCAGTGGTGCCAAACTTAACGGTTCCTACCGCCTTCCTTTGGGATACCAGATGGATGCTTCGTATTACTGTACGTgtgagatttttattttctttatgccTTAAAATATGGTACTTCCATTTAGAATTCAATGCAGTAAGATGTACGGTTCTCTATCATCAGACCTGTtctacacaaaaaaaaaaaaaaaaacttgtaatAGTTATGGAAATCATTGCGGTGAAAAATTCTGGTTTGATTATATTGCAGATCTGAAGCTTAGGTGGAGCATACCATGTGGGCCTAATAGTGTCATAACATTTCCTAGTGCCCCATGGCTAAAACCTTGGTACTGGTGGTCTTGGCCCGTCTTACCATTGGGTCTTTCTTGGCATGAGCTGCGTCGAGAAAATCTTGGGTATGTGAACAATCGCTTGTAGACCTGTGAACCATAGTAACATATTCAAACAGTTCAATGTTAAGGCCACTTTTTTTACTTAATGTTAATACTTCTAGAGCACATGCAAAGGCCAATGCTGCAGAAATTTAAAATATGAGATGGTTATTATGCTCTCTACGTTTGAGATCTAACAGGCCTTGTTTTGTGAGCAGGTATGGTTCAGATTTACCTATCTTGTTGATTCAGGCAGTAATGTATGTCGGAATCATAGCAATCACTCGGTTGGCACGACCAAGTCTATCCAAGCTGTGTTATAACCGCCGTCAGGAGAAAAGCATTGCGATACTACATACAACACTAAAGATAGCAGCATTTTGGTCCATGATCGCTGCCTACTCAGTGCCCTTTTTCCTCATTCCACGAACAGTGCACCCAATTTTTGGTTGGTCGCTTTATATGCTTGGAGTTGCTTCGCTCTCATCAATCGTAATCAATGTCTTCCTTCTGCCGCCCCTGCCAGTCCTCACAGTACTATTGGGAATGTTGGGTTCACTGTTTGTGATGGCATTTCCTTGGTATCCTGATGGTGTCATCAGGGCTTTGACAGTATTTGCTTACGCATTCTGTTATTCGCCTATTGCATGGGCATCCTTGTTGAAAGTTACAGGCTCCTTGCAGAACTTAGTTGAAAGGGAGGTCTTCTTTCCCAGATTGGGAGAGTCCACAGAGATGTCTGAGTTCAACAAACTGTATTGATCTGCACAGAGATGAACAGAATTGGCTAATCCtattaattttgagtttttttcCCCCATTCACATGCATCGACATCTATCACTTTGAAATGGTTTGATCTGGATAAAATGTAGAAGAATCAAAGGAATGAATGGTTGGTGAAAATGGGGAATGCGGGTTTGTAAGCAGCAAGTTTTATTCAGATTATCCCATGTCTGAGATGACAATCCATGTACCAATTCTTACCCGGATTGAATGTGAATCCCTTTAATTtacaaaatgttttttttttcttcttcttaagattgAAGAGTTTGGCTTCAAACTTGATGAATGTGTTGTTACTGCTTGTCGAATACATTTTTGTCTATTTTCCTTTTGCTTACTGTCTCAAACCTTTGGTGTGGAtgatatatataatttatgaaatatatatagagagaattgTTACGTTACGGATCATATTTTACGGATTGCTGCAGACTAAAGTCcacgttattttttttttaatgaaaattttttCTCTTCATTGATTTTCCTTCCTTCTCGTCGAACCGAAGCTCACTGCGCCAGCCACCCTCGCGCCTCGCCGCCAACCGGCTTGCCCATTGTTGGTGGCCTCCGGCCGCCTGGACCCATCCACACTATAGCTCGGGGTGAATCGTCAAGGATCGCGGCATGGATTCCGGCTGCTGCCGCCTGCCCACCGTCGAGTTGAGAGGAAGTCTCGGCGGCGAGGGGATATAGTCGTGTCGGATTCCGGCCACGATCACGCCAGAATCCGGCCGCGATCTCGTCGTAATCTGGCGCAATCACGTCCAGTCGCGATAGCGTCCGCAATCCGGCCGCGATCGCGCCAGATTCCGCGATCACACCAGATTTCGACGAGATAGCGGTCGTATTCCGGCGCGATCACGTCTGCTGGGCGGCCGGGCCAGCGACGGGGCGCGAGGAGGCGCGGTGAGCTTTGGTTCAACGAAAACAAAGGAAAATCaaagaaagagaaaaagttttcattaaaaaaaaatacgtgGACTTTAGTCCGCATTAAATAAGATCCGTAGcataacaattatatatatatatatatatatatatgaattttgtTTTCAATAGTATATGCATTTTTGGTATTTATTTAAATTCTATACTTAAATTTTCCATACGAGTCTAATTATGATTGActatgtacaaatttaaattaatctcAAATGCATTacaattttgtatttaaaaatgATGCAAAAAAAGGCCTGAgggtttttttaaattttttttcctttttctaaaaAGTAAAGGCATTTTTAGACTCttccattaaatatcaaactTTAAGTTGAGAATTATTGGTAATTGATGATCATACTTTCCGTAAAAGGCATGAAATAGTCTACGTcagttttaattattaattatgaattGGTCATTAGGCTTCGCTTGCGTGCTTTTGCAAGGCATCGAATTAGGGTTTGCCATTGCCTCGCTCACACATAATATAGACAATATATAACAACCCGCAACCGATTGCCCTTCATAAAGTCGCCTCTTTCGGTTCCTAAAGCAATCGCCTCTCCGATCGCCGATCGTCGCGTCCAAGGTTCTTTCTGATTCCAAATTCGGGGCTTTCCTCTTGTTTTCCCTCTCGTTTCTTGCTGTCGAATTTGTTTGGGTTTGCTTCTGTTTTTGTTCTCTGGCCGGAAATCCCGCCATCGCGTCGATAATTTTGATTCCGTTTTTCTATTTATATTGCGTTTATCTTGATTTTATTCTATGGTTGATCTTACGAGAAGATGTCGAGGCAGAGCAGTTACAAGCAGCAGCATGACCTCGGTGAGTACGCCGCCCTCTTGGTTTATTTACTGCCTTTTTTCCCCTCTCCCTTACAAATATGTCTAAAGATCACTATTTGTCATATTCATGTAGAGAAGAGGAAAGCTGAATCTATGAGGATTAAGGAGAAGTACCCCGGTAGAGTGCCGGTATGGAATATCGTTTGTTTTCCCATATCATTCTTCTTTATTGTCTTTTTTTGGTTATTACTATCGTCTTGCCTTACCAAATTCGACAAAATTATGTCCATAATTTGCATGCTTGTCATTAATTCACATTCTAAAACATGAGATCTTTGATATGCAAGTTGTTAAACTGGTAACTTAATGATTGTAATTGAAAACTATCCTTAACTTCTAATGTTATATAAGTATATTTGAATTTGAGCTTGTAccttctatttatttttatatgtttaaCATTTGAAAGGAAATGTAATGCAAAGTGACTAGAGAAGGTGAGAAAGAAAATATGTATGTAATTTGAagaaaaaaacataattaatctgagtttaatttaaaCTAGATGATATTTATGAGAgattttcatattttaaaaatgTATATGCGCTATTGTAgattttatgatgataaaatatgctattttataaatttaaaatggtAAATAAGTGTTTATCCCTAAACAATATCCTTGTGATGATAAATATATGCTGTTTCATAAATTTAAAATGGTAAATAAGTGTTTGTCCGAGAAAAAAAATACTCTTTAAGTAGTGTAGACTAAATATGATAAGGTTAAAACTTTCTAGTTCTTTTTGTATGGCTCTCTTGTCAACTTAACCTTGTTCATGATTGATTGACAAAAACCTCCAATTCTTATGTTTGAATTCAAATATCCATAAATAAGAACCACAATTCTCCTTACTATTTTTCATAAACTAGTTTGTCTGATATATTTGTTTGATTTGTGATATAATCTACCATTCTTAGCTCTAAAATATCATTTGTATTCTTCCTATCTAGTTTATTTGTAAAGATATTGAATAATGTTAAACTAATAAACTAGCATAGTTTGAATGATTCATTTGAAGATTGAGTCATTATTGATATTTACAAATATGTTAGTATGATATGGAAACTTGTTTGTCTAAATGTACAGTTGGACATCGTCCCTTTATTTTCATTATCATTAAAAGGCCGtcctattttgaaaaaaaatatatcaaaaggGTGTCCCATATCCTAAATATACCCTTGTTACAATGCTATTATAGCAGTTTTGACTAAAGTTGCTCCAACATTGCTCAAAATTACCAAGTAATTATAGTTAAAATTGCTCAAATATTAGTAAAAACTACTTTAATTTAGTCAAAACTAATCCAACTTACTCCAAATAGTCAAATACTATTAGAGCATTTTTGATCAAAACTGCTACAATTATattagttttgaccaaaaatgctACAATTATaatagttttgatcaaaattattataatatggaGCAATTTTGATTGAAAATGCTACAACGAATAGCGGTTAACCAAAACAGTATAACAAATTTCTATATATAAAATGGGGCATCCTtatgatatattttaaaaatGGGATGATAATAAAACAAGAGGTGCAGTTTCATGTTTGCTTTGGCTTTACAGGTAATTGTTGAAAAAGCAGAGAGAAGTGATGTGCCAAGCATTGACAAGAAAAAGTAAGTGACCTTCCCCGCATGGTTACAATTGCCATTAACTTATTTATTTTGGAGgagatttttaatttattttttttacccaCCATGAAAATTTTGAGTTTATGTGGAACCTGCTTTTGAACAAGAAATTTCTCTCTGTTTTTCTTACCATGGTCTGGTGAACAATACTCTCAGGTATTTGGTCCCAGTGGATACTACCCTTGGGCAATTTGTATACGTCATTCGAAAGAGAATAAATTTAAGTTCTGAGAAGGCCATATTCATGTTCGTGGACAATGTGCTTCCACAGATCGGTACTTCACCTTAACCGTTAACATTCATAATACAGATCAAAGAACTGATTTTGATGTTACCATTTCTGATGCATTTAGGAGCTCTGATTGGGCAACTCTACGATGAGAAGAAAGATGAAGATGGATTCCTTTACTTTGTCTACAGTGGAGAGAACACCTTTGGCTCTCTGAAAACACAGACTTAACTAAGCCTTATGTGCTGCCGATCATCAGCATAGTGTACATAATGGCATGAAGCAAGCTTTAGCAATAACGTAGAACCTTGGATTTCTTTCTACTTTTCTTTTGGAGATGGGTTTCTCCGTGTATTCTATTGTGGCAATAAATAAGGCTTCCACTCAAAGCTAGGATGAGAGTAAATAACacttgaaaataaattaaatcaaattaagcaGTCGTTTCAATAGTTTAATTTATTATATACTTGCCTTCACTCAGCTACCTTTGAAAAGGCAACCCGATTTAGAAAGGATGCCATAACAAATAAAACACCAGGTATCATTCAGAGCATCTGATAATAGAGTTAGGACAATTTACAGAAATGACTTCTATTTTTTTAGCTTAACATAGAAATTCTTCGCCATCTCAAAAAGGTAAATCAAGCAACGACAAAAATATTTTACGTAGAAAAAATGAATATGCTTTGGTTCTTAATTGGTGCAAAATCAAACAAATGAATATGCAGTTGCCTATGCTCACCTATGATTGGCAACTCATACAACTAGCAGCAAAGGTTATGCGGATTACCAGTACTACATGTTAAGTGCAACGAGCTACGAAGATAGCAGAAGAAAAACCTCGTAGAACATCGCACTTTCCAAACCTCATGGCATCAGTTCTGACTTGATGCAGGTTGCTGCAGTTGCATCATTCGAAAACTCGCCAAAGATATTTATACAATCTTCCCATTTCTGTTGTTCCCTGGCTTCCCAATATCCACCAatataacagaaagtaccatcgTCACTGTCCCTTTTAAACCATCTTGGTTGCCACCCACTTGCTTGCAATTTCCTTGACTGCACCAAAATCACAATTGCATGAATGCATGGTCAAAAAAAGGCGATTATGCATAAAACCTACGGAAAGAGTTAGccgattcaaaattcaatgaaaaaGAATGCTCATAACGTGGGAGGTACATTGATCATTGAGGGTGTTGAAAGAAATTTCATAATCCAGcaattttaaaaaagagagaatttggagggaaaaaaatactaaaaagagCAATTTTACTACTGCCTTgccaaatttttattttaattacatCTACACTTCAAGCAATTTCGCTATAGCCTTGTTAAAATTGTGATCTCAGAAAATTACCATTCGTTGCCTTTTCTCTAATCTCAACTTTTCTGCATTAGCCTTTCCATACTCTCCATTCTCAAGGTAGCGCTGATCCGGACGGAGTCGTGAATCAGTAGGTGGAAGTTTGCCCTTAATCAAAGACCATTTCACCATGAGAACACAAAAAATCAAGAGATACAtatgaaaaaaaatgaacaagACAGTTGAAATGTGATGTCTACCTTCAGTTCTGATCTTAACTCATTTAGCGTAATAGCAAATGAGGTCAAGTTGTACCGTGTGGGTTCAGGAGGAGGCTTGTTCTTTTTCCATAATAAGTCAGCATTTTCGGTCGAAACAAATCTCTTGGTCTTTGCGATTTCATCACCTAGCGAATAGTACATGCTATCATCCCATTTTCCTACCAAACTGGCAACTTTTGTTCCCTCAATGTCCTCAACATAGCCTTGCACCTATGCAGAAAATTGCAGTTCCAGTGATGAGAAGAACTTGATAAATTTGGATCAAACACTAAAACCTAATAAAATTCATTCTGTACCTGGCGAGGATTCCAGTCAAGAAGCGACTGCTCTTTGAATTTTAGTTTACAAGAATACTGTCTGTTTCCTCGTATGTTCATTGTACCATGGTGATTGCAGTATAACTTACCAAGGATCAAGTTATTGATAGTTGTAGTCACCTAAACAGATATCAGATGATTCTTTAATGGGATACAAAGTATTTTCAATTCTAAGGATGATGGTAATTACTGATGGCCTTTATGGATGGCATGAGAGAACATATAGTTGTTCTCCAGGTAACTTTGACTTTCTAAAGCTATATGAATGTTTAGCAACACATGCAAAGTTGTTGTTCATACTAGATTGTCAGCTTATAAGTGATTTCACATTGCAAAGATTACCTTACTCCATTGAAATATTTCACCATCATCAAATTCCAATGTCAATAAACCAACAGGGTCTAGTTGTATGGATTGTCCCCAAAATTTATTCTTGAGATTACTGTCCCCCCAGAATTTCCAATTTTTGCCTTCACAATGGCAGGCAACGAGCATAGGATGGTGGCTAACCTAGTAAGGAGATGATAAACAATCGAAATTTCAGGTAATTTGCATACCAATGAATAAATAATGCAAGTACATAAAAAAGAGTAGACCAAAACTGAGAGGTGATACAAATACATTAAGGCATAGCAAAAGTTTGCATCTCAATTAAGTAAATTGCACACAAGAAATAAGCACAATGGCATCTTACAAaaatcttttcattttcaaaatttcaatttcattATCCTAAGTAGAATAAGTGTCATAATACAAAGTTCTTTTGCATTGTGTATAAAAGTAATTAGATTTTCTTAAGATATGTTTTTCAAGATAGAATAAATGCCAGGAATAAGAAAATATTTATTATACAAGCAACAAAGTCTAACAAAGTAAAGAAAGTCATGTTGAAATGATTTATGAATAAGTGCAATTGTTTTAACGTAGTTAATTTTAAGTCCAGCAAATCTTGTTTCATACCTTATCCCTATCAGAGGAAGTGCCTCCAATAATCACTTATCCAAAGCTTATCAGACTATGCAGGCACAGATCAATTGGGCCCCAAAACATCATAGAGATATATAGCTACCCACATTTTTTACTAGCTCACACATGAATCGTCTGAATAGACAATATGTGAGTACAGATCCAGACATTGGCCCGGTGGATCACTAAAGCAGAATCCACATCAACATGGCAATGTAACTATTTAATGGCTTAGGCAACATAAATAGCTCACAGTATGAACCAAAAACTGTACATTTTTTCATTCGGACATTTCTTATCACTTTTACTAAGTTTTATGATGGAATAAGGTTTGATCCTATTCATGGGGATCCTGTAATATCACTCTTAGTTGGGCCAACTTAAGTATTGGAAGAGGTAACTTGAACAAAAGCTCATGAGTTCTCATTTCTGCAGAACTTTGTACAAATTATCTTAAGAAACCCCACCAATAGCACTATTGATCATAGCCGCACCACAAGAAGGATTCATTTCATCTATTAACTTCATCACTGGAAAGCTATAAGAATTTCCCCTGGGTGTTGTCTCTACTTTGGTAGACTCAACATCACTCCAAGTTCTATGACCATTATTTGACATCATCAGGCAGGTCTGGGTGTTTATACACTCCTAGTGATAACACTTTTGTTCTTACGGACTTCATTGAGTAAGTAGTATCTTGAACAAGACTTGGACTTCAATCACCTAGGTTTATATAATCTCATATGCTTCCCATGAGCAATATAAGATTGCAGTGGCTTAAAGAATCAAACCACATTGGAGTCACACCTGCATTATGCAATGCAATCCATTACTGCATTCATTTATGTCACCTCTTATGTTGCTGCTTTCTGAAATAATGctcaaatcattttaaaacagTAGCCGACCAAATCAACTACATGCAGTTAACAAAGAAAGTTTTAACTAAATGTAGCATTACTATCTTGGATGGATTCGGACTACAAGAGAGAGGTGGAGGAAGGAAGAGCCCTCAAGTGTGTAGTAAATCAAGTGTTTGGTACACATAAATCATAATGTTACGAAGAGTTTTGCTGCGAGCAACTGCTCATAATTAGAGGTGTTAAAAAGACTGGGTCACCCAACAACTGATTGATGAAGCAAAAATCATAGATGATGAAGATACTGATGTCACAAGGGCTAGACCAATGCTAACACTTCCATATTTCAGAAATCTACCTTTTCCGAGAAGAAGCGGATTCCTTTTTCAGGGTAATCAGCTTCATAGGTCTCTCCTAGCAAAGGATTGAAAGGTTTGCAAAGGCGACCATCACAAGAAGAATATCCAGAGACTGCAAAGGCAGCTACTTTCAGAATTCTCAGGAGACTGTTTCCCTGAATTAAAAATTTCAGCAAAGAAGCAATGTTAGAATAATTCAGAATTGTGAAGTTACAAGCAGCGCGCATGCCAACTTTCTTTCTAGAACAAAAAACTATATGCAAAAATTATTGTACCACTTGGAAAATCACAAACAAGAAACACATCCTTAACTCGGTTATTTCATGCATATGAACTACATGGAGTTACTCCATGAAATAAAGGTGAAAAGATGCTATCAACTTAGTCACAGATAATTATAAATTTCTAACTTAGTCAACAATCAACAGTCATATATTGGCTACTAATTACATATATGTTTGTCAAACTTATTTCCTTTAAAAAAAAAGGCCTAACTTCATGTTAAACCTTCACATCATAGACTCCTAAGTGCTGCTTGCACACTCATCTGGGTCCTCTTTAGTTAGACTTAACCTTTTACCTATTCTCTCAATGACATCACTCATCTAAATGCTCTCCTATGTATAATCAGTATCTTGTATTTTGATTCCCAAGTTCATCATTGGCACAGTTAATTTTTGCCAACTACAGTTTATCAAATGCAAAATGCAAATATTTTCTAAGTCAGTAGCTGCTTTGCATGCATATGTTAATGGAATGGTGACATTGAATGTATGATGGTCTTTATCCCATTTCAGTTCCATCAAAATGCTCGATGGCCTTTATCAGTATCACTTCCACTTTTGTTTCTCTTCAGCAATCAGCTACATTGATTTCTGTTGATGCATCACCTAAAAATTATCCGATTATTAGATTGGCAGCAAATTTTTCTTGCATCAAATGATCAATTCTGctaataaaaattatttgaacttTCACTTTTTAGCAAGACAGACCTGATTGGTTTTACATGTTACACAAGTTCATCATGTGAGCTTGTTTAAATTCTCTTCAGCAAACAAAAAAAGGTTCATTGTATCAACAAAAGATTAATCAACACAAAACATCATGATCATCATATTGACGTTAATCCTTGATATATGATGAATCTTAACCAACAACATATAATGCATGAACCATACTTCcataattcttatttctagtaTCATGGAGTCTGTTCAATTCATATTGGAACTGTTCTAACCCCCTTCCCTATTGGAACTGTTCTAACCCCCTTCCCTGGCAATATAACAATTCTCACTTAATTTCTTATTGTGCACCCTACTCTTGTTCAAATGGCCGGATCTGAGTGCTTCGATCCACATTGCCTCCAAAGACTCACTGTCGCCAATAACTGCATGTAACTACATGTAGAGTAATGGTCGGAAAGGAGAGCCTTGGCGCAACAATAATGTTGCTTCCATGTGACCTTGAGGTCACGGGTTCAAGTCGCGGAAACAGTCTCTTATAAAATGCAAGGTAAGGCGGCATACAATTGACCTAATGTGGGATCCCGCATAGGCGGGAGCTTCGTGGACTGGGTTGACCTTTAGAGTACCTGATTGGGTCAAAATAGAGCAGAGCTATCATTCATCGGGACACAATTTCACAACCTCAATTTATGGGATCTATagtttttccctttttttcttttatcctaACTTTGCTTTATTTTTCTCAAACCTTTAGGGAGGCACCATCCTATATTAAGCATCAGTTGCTACTTCTAAAGAATCAGAGAGCATGAAAGATCACAGGATTTCTGTCAAAGATTTTTTGGATCCTCAATATCAGCCAACTGATTCATCATGGTCTTTGTTAGAGACATAGAGGTATTAGGTTAAAGAAGTCAGTGGAATAACGGGTTTAGTCCATCACTGACAAATTGAAATGCCTGGATCATCCAGTACTCCTCAACCAGTTAGTAGTCTATGGACACAAAACTTAAAAGATCTTGCAGAGAAAATGAACACTATCATGTAAAGAGattaacccaaaaaaaaaaagagaactgTTGCTCAGTAATGAAAACTGACATCACTGGCAGAGATGGCATCTATCACAAAACTAATTAGGTTCTATTACAAAATTGATAACACCTTTCCAGCGGACAATCATAAGTGAATAAAAAATAGACCTCACATCTAACAAGGGAGGGACCAATGTCTATAAAGatgaattttctaaatttgaaataATGTATGAAATAGCTTTTCTAGTTCCATAGGTGAGAAATATTTATATTGAGAACACACagaataaaaacaaaacaaaacaaaaaataaagataatacaCACACAAAGAATAAAACACACACagaataaaaaaacaaaacaaaaaacaaagatAATACACACACagaataaaaacaaaacaaa is from Zingiber officinale cultivar Zhangliang chromosome 7B, Zo_v1.1, whole genome shotgun sequence and encodes:
- the LOC122005202 gene encoding putative glucuronosyltransferase PGSIP8 yields the protein MGAGRPLGLLVALLLAPVVVFVAAQEVATTSPRRKHAYAAMMYMGTPRDYEFYVATRVMMRSLARLGVDADLVVIASVDVPVRWVQTLQEEDGVKVVSVENLKNPYENQGNFNSRFKLTLNKLYAWSLVSYDRVVMLDSDNIFLQRTDELFMCGQFCAVFINPCIFHTGLFVLQPSMKVFNNMLHELEIGRDNPDGADQGFLASYFSDLLDQPMFHPPSSGAKLNGSYRLPLGYQMDASYYYLKLRWSIPCGPNSVITFPSAPWLKPWYWWSWPVLPLGLSWHELRRENLGYGSDLPILLIQAVMYVGIIAITRLARPSLSKLCYNRRQEKSIAILHTTLKIAAFWSMIAAYSVPFFLIPRTVHPIFGWSLYMLGVASLSSIVINVFLLPPLPVLTVLLGMLGSLFVMAFPWYPDGVIRALTVFAYAFCYSPIAWASLLKVTGSLQNLVEREVFFPRLGESTEMSEFNKLY
- the LOC122005203 gene encoding oxysterol-binding protein-related protein 2A-like isoform X2, with product MHDEGLDEALISDCEQIMHSEFAEYHRLLKHQLEDHLNSIHIFHQQIEEVDAEDVVNCEGRLHLSKYDLSSSGHEKFIEYSTTESSDDVEKQEFDELSDEDELPFFDTNESFNDSILACSSLVTAENSDITSRIEDNLNDANIMDFDANPEFQNMFLDLRRRTKLPDPIEKEKSVSLWSMIKDNVGKDLTRVCLPVYFNEPLSSLQKCFEDLEYSSLLDEAYEYGKKGNSLLRILKVAAFAVSGYSSCDGRLCKPFNPLLGETYEADYPEKGIRFFSEKVSHHPMLVACHCEGKNWKFWGDSNLKNKFWGQSIQLDPVGLLTLEFDDGEIFQWSKVTTTINNLILGKLYCNHHGTMNIRGNRQYSCKLKFKEQSLLDWNPRQVQGYVEDIEGTKVASLVGKWDDSMYYSLGDEIAKTKRFVSTENADLLWKKNKPPPEPTRYNLTSFAITLNELRSELKGKLPPTDSRLRPDQRYLENGEYGKANAEKLRLEKRQRMSRKLQASGWQPRWFKRDSDDGTFCYIGGYWEAREQQKWEDCINIFGEFSNDATAATCIKSELMP
- the LOC122005204 gene encoding autophagy-related protein 8f-like, whose protein sequence is MSRQSSYKQQHDLEKRKAESMRIKEKYPGRVPVIVEKAERSDVPSIDKKKYLVPVDTTLGQFVYVIRKRINLSSEKAIFMFVDNVLPQIGALIGQLYDEKKDEDGFLYFVYSGENTFGSLKTQT